A region from the Brassica napus cultivar Da-Ae chromosome C8, Da-Ae, whole genome shotgun sequence genome encodes:
- the LOC106413334 gene encoding uncharacterized protein LOC106413334, with the protein MDAAWRLEDKTAGCSWVLHNPRLEETRQGTSTERFVASPLMAEALAVREALLQAKALHLTNICLKSDNQVLIKALSSKQHPVEIYGINLDIENLSLSFTSISFAHVPRSLNSAADALAKSALYSLNS; encoded by the coding sequence ATGGATGCGGCGTGGAGACTCGAGGACAAAACTGCAGGATGTAGTTGGGTCCTTCACAACCCACGCCTGGAAGAGACAAGGCAAGGCACTTCGACGGAGCGTTTTGTGGCGTCACCACTGATGGCCGAGGCACTAGCTGTACGGGAAGCCCTGTTACAGGCCAAGGCTCTTCATCTCACCAATATCTGCCTTAAGTCAGATAACCAGGTGCTTATCAAAGCACTATCCTCGAAACAACATCCGGTGGAGATCTACGGAATCAACTTGGATATCGAGAATCTATCCCTATCTTTTACGTCTATTTCTTTTGCTCATGTACCTAGGAGCTTGAACTCTGCTGCAGATGCTTTGGCAAAATCTGCTCTGTActctttgaactcttag